tggagggtatataagattcggttcggccgaacttagcacggtcttACTTGATTTGAAGTTACTAATCTGCATGACTAAAGTAGCCATGTAGAAAAAAACACCAAAGGCCCCCTGCATGTGAGATTGCGAACTAATTTTCTATaggcaaaatcaatttttttttttttgaaaaagcgtCCCTAATTTGAACAGTAGGTAGGTCTTGGGCTCCTAACGTcgtcattattctttgtttgcctaaaaagagataccgcacatggtggagggtatataagattcggtccggccgaacttagcacggtcttACTTGATTTGTAGTTACTAATCTGCATGACTAAAGTAGCCATGTAGGAAAAAACACCAAAGGCCCCCTGCATGTGAGATTGCGAActaattttctatagacaaaagcaatttttgtttttgaaaaagtgtCCCTAATTTAGACAGTAGGTAGGTCTTGGGCTCCTAACGTTGTCattattgtttgtttgcctaaaaagagatactgcgcatggtggagggtatataagattcggcccggccgaacttagcacggtctcACTTGATTTGTAGTTACTAATCTGCATGACTAAAGCAGCCATGTAGGAAAAACACCAAAGGACTCCTGCATGTGAGATTGTGAACTAATTTTCTATAGGCAAAAGCAATTTTTGTTTCTGAAAAAGTGTCCCTAATTTGGACAGTAGGTAGGTCTTGGGTCTCCTAACGTTCTCAAATATGGCTatttattggaaaaaattgctCCCGGAGATAAATATGACCCCCCCGACCACATGGAAAAAGATGACCCTTCCAAATTTGGCCAGCAGACAGGTCTCGAGATGCTCTATACAGTCAAGTAAACTATGGGAGGAGTAGTGCTCTGGGTGAATAAAATCTGCTCCTTTCGTTAATCGGTAATTAGGTGTAAGATATTTAGGTAGGGGTCGTACACTGGATGTTAACGGCTGTGATTCGATCAACTCCAAGCTATTTGTAGGTGGAGTTGACCATCCCGCACTTTGAACTGCATACGCTTGTCGATTCTGTTTGAGGTGTAACGACAAAGATCTCACTTGGACTAAAGCAGTCAAGAACATGATGCTCTTCGGATTTTCACTTCACTCCACGATACTAAATGAGATTCCAATTATGGCAAGGCTGTTAGTATGGGCTGCGCGACCGACTTCTTTGTTTTGACCTCACTGGTCGTTCTAAATTGATGAATTGGACGTCGTCCTAATGGAGAGGGAGAGTCCTTTATCTACAAGGAGATGAATTCTGGTAGGAGGCTTTTTTCAGACAGAGTGCTTCACGATCTAGTATGCTCTGGTTGCGATTTCACGAATAAAGTGACTCCATCCCTTCCAGTGATAAAGAATATGACCTCGGATCATGTGGAgtaaaactttattaaaatttaaaaatggaaTTTCAGATCAGTTGAGGCGGGAAGTTATCATAGATCACTCAAGCActatcccggcacgggatagctgtaagcaccacacaggctggaacattgaggtccaatctgtgtggtgttcattgctgtaacgagaagcttagctgcgagctaccgggcgcgaccacaggttgaggatagtggaatgccccatacggagtagctgcaccggcagtcgcggacaatcagcgttatCGAAGGGAGAGTCTCAgagagtgcctacgatgctcaatatgagaaggcgagttattggcgcctttaaataaccaatggtcatcttGTTCCCGCGCCGATCgattctttggaccggaacgagcttgctcacacaggAGCTTGAGGAGTATCCTTACCGAAAGGCATACCACAAGTTGACACCACTTAGTAGGGCTCAATTCGGACACAGGCTTTCATAGCTATAAACGGATATACTACCCTTTTGAGGTCAcctagcgagaacattagaaacaattttcatcGGTAATTATCCCCTCTTATCGCTGGCGCCATTGGTAAGGTACTTTACCATTTggcagctatgtaaaaacttttcccccagaagaggtgtcgcactgtggcacaccgttcagactcggctacaaaaaggaggtccctacacattgagctgaaacttgattTGGGCagtattcattgatatgtgagaagtttatccctgttcctaaatggaattttcatgggtatATTCCAGATGTAGAGTATCTTCTCTGTATATATAGTAAAAGTCAATGTGTATTTTTTCGTAAAGGCTTGAAAAACGCtgagccgattttcttgaattttaaaCCATATGTCtccataatttttcgatatcgaaagAGGGGGCGGAACCTCCACTTACATCTAAAACTTCACCAAAACtgaaaagtggacccatcgggacatTATTGgctttaaatgaaagatattttagagtaaaattcgaaatttttatcaTGTTTCGGGGCCAGGTAGCAGAGGGGGCCACCAACTCCCAAAAATTTCCCGGACATCTAGTCCGATCGGAACGTTATTGGGACtcaagttatttgggagtagaatgcgaatcagttatacaaaatttgcaGCTTAATCACAGGAAGGCCGCCCTTCCTTCAAAAAACctataaaacaaataattgGACCGATAGAAAAGCTATGCGACTCAAGAGAAGGATACTAGAGAATAGAATTCGAATTTGGTATCAATCAAAACGTATTTCAGTGTAGATTAAAAATTTGGATTCCAAGTCAGGGACCTAGTGTGGCGGACCGCCTCATCCCCAAAATAACATGAAGTCTGCTTGAGACCATGTGGGATTCGAATAAAAGGTCATTTAAAGTAGTCTGGAGAGGCGAACCAGAACAAAAGTAGATCCGATTAGGATACCTCGCCTCAGGCACCGGCTtcattatatttaaaaaaaaatatttacttttaaaTAAGCCATTTGGTGTACAGCGGAGCTCAACTGGGGCAACTGCTTTGTTATAGCAGACAACTTGTAAGATGAATCAATAGCCACTGCAACTTTAGTCGCTGACCTCAAAGTCAACGCAGGGAGCAAAAGATTTCCACAGTGTTTGTTGTTAGGGTTTGAAGTACCAATAAGGCAATTAGCGTTTGGAGGAGCCGAGTCAAAGTCAATATGTATgtcttttttttctatatattgggttgcctaaaaagtaattgcggatttttcatatagtcggcgttgacaaatttttgtgaCTCtggaattgcattctttcttctgtcagttatcagctgttactcttagcttgctttagaaaaaagtgtaaaaaagtataattgattaaagttcattctaagttttattaaaaatgcatttactttcttttaaaaaatccgcaattactttttgggcaacccaatatatacatatgtataaacacatactaaaaatattttttattcttaatACGCAAACAAtcttaaatcattttttttctccctttcttaaaatgttcatagactACATCATCCCAGTGGTGTCATACACGATGGCTGGGGAAATTATTCCGTCAGTGTTAAGTGCAGTTGGTTAATTGATGCTAGAACgcagcacaacaacaacaacaaatcgccGCCTCCCACCATACGGTTGCATCTGCATGAATTTGCAACCGAATGTGGTTGGGATCATTTGTATATATACGATGGTGATAGTGTGGATTCGTCTCTTTTAGCGGTATTTAGGTATgtaaaacatagcaaaaaaaacacagaaaacTCCCATGTGTAGGGATTGCACTTTAATTTCtcttctttgttttttgttattttcagtGGCCTCATGTACCGAGGCAATTTTTCCATACGTAGTGTACCCCAAGTTATAGCCCGTTCGGGGGCAGCATTATTGCATTTCTTTAGCGATGATGCCTATAATATGTCCGGTTTTAATTTATCATATCGCATGAATGCTTGTCCCAGTGATGCAGAGGATGTCGAGTGTTCGGGTCATGGCAAGTGTCgcaatggattttgtatatgtgAAGCCTTGTACAGTGGCGAGGCGTGTAACATTGACGCTTGTCCCAATCGCTGTTGGGAGGACAAAGAACATGGTGTTTGTAATATAGACAGGAAAAGGTATGAAAAACATAACCTTAAAAAAGCGATGAATAAACAAATATTCGACTTTATTTTCCTTAGATGTGATTGTAAGAAGGAATACGGTGGCAATGATTGTGGTCAACTGCGTGCCCATGGCATTTGGTCTAGTGTAAATGCCCATCATTTGCCCAATGGTACAGCTTCACATGCAGCTGTCGTCTGGCATGACACCATGTACATTATATCGGGTGAATCATATGGCCGGGGACGCTTAATGAGTAGATATGATTTAAATTCTGAGATATGGGAAAGAGTCCACCCGGCCAAAGGAAGTTTGGTGCCGGCACAACGTTATGGCATGTCGGCGGTCATGCATGACGATAAAATCTTCATGTATGGTGGTGTTGTCAAAGGTGCCGGCATAACCAATGAACTCTGGGCATATGATATTTCCTCGAGAACATGGCAGAACATTAGTGTTATACCAGAGTATTGCAATGCAGCGACGGCATATGCGATGTGTGGCCCTCTACATGTAACCGGGCATTCTGCCACTTTAGTGCCTAGTGTGGGCGATAAGTCTAGCGATCGTCATCATATGGTGGTGCTATTTGGACGTTCACCCCAATATGGTTACTTGAACACAGTGCAGGAGTATGATTTTGAGACCAGAGTTTGGAAGATTGTCAACACCACCGGCTATGTTGTCAAGGGAGGCTTCAGTCATAGTGCTGCCTATGATGTATTGACTGAGAAGATTTATGTTTATGGCGGCATTGTTTCCGAGTCTGAGGCTAATCAATATATAACACCACGTCTGTATGCCTACTCGCCCTCAAAGCGTATGTGGACTATGCTGTCTTCGGCTCCCAGTGCAAGACTTTTGCACACTGCCAACTTTGTGAATGAAGGTTTGATGGTGGTTTTCGGTGGCAACACTCACAATGATACAGCCGAAAGTTATGGAGCCAAGTGTTACAGTCAAGATCTCTTGGTCTATGATGTCTTTTGTGATTCGTGGCATAAACAAAACATTCCACAGCATTTACAAGCAGATTTGGCAAGGTGACAACTCACTCACAAACATAGAttagaaacaaattttaactTCCTTTTCCATTTTAGATTTGGTCACAGTTCTGTGGTGTTCCGGGGAAGTCTTTACATATATGGCGGCTTTAATGGACAACTTTTAAACGATATGCTACGCTTTAGCCCTGGCCATTGTGACAACTACACCAAAGAGGAGAAATGCACCAATGGCCGCCCGGGAGTCAAATGTGTCTGGGATGTGCAAAAGAACAAATGTATCCAAGTGAAACATGTGCAAAAGTTGGCCCTTAACAGTCGCGAGCAATACGGCTATGTGGTCTGTCCCTCCAAGGGTCGTTTTGCCTTAACCTCAGAGCATTTGCAGGATGTGTCACGTTGCCAGGAACTGAACAATTGTCACTCATGTGTGTCCAACACTTATGGTTGTACTTATTGCGGCAATGGTCTGTGTACCAAAGATCGTTGTAGGGAGACCACTCCTTTGACCTCAGTATTCTATGAGACCTCCACACAACATCAgagccagcagcagcagcagcagcaacaggcaAAGGCTCAATTCGTGGTGGCCACAAATATACCACCATTGAATGTTAAGCAATTGGAAGATTGTCCACGTTCGGAGGATTATCTGGAGGCGGCAATATGCGAGCAGCTACACACCTGTCATGCCTGTGCAGCCAATCCAACTTGCCTTTGGGAAGCCGAACACAATCGTTGCCGTGTGGGGCCAACGACACCGGGCAACCGTTCCCTAGACGACATCATATGCCCGCCCTCGTGTGCCTCACTGACCAATTGCCACAATTGCACGGACAACGATTGCATTTGGTGCCAAAACGAGTTACGCTGTGTAGATCGCAACTCATATACTGCCAGTTTTCCCTATGGCCAGTGCCGCGAATGGACCACGCACATCTCCAAATGCCGCAGTGCTCCACTGGCCTTAAGCAGCAGCAATAGCACATCCACCTATATATCGACGGCTCAATGTGGTTTCTATAACAGCTGTTCCCAGTGTTTGGATGATCCGGCTTGCGGCTGGTGTGATGATGGCAGCAACACCGGCCTCGGCAAATGCATTGAAGGTGGTGCCCTGACTGCCCACGAGCCCAAACAGTGTCCCACTGGTCAGTGGTATTTCACATCGTGCCCTCTGTGCAACTGCAATGGCCATTCGAAATGCGAGAAAGGCTCGATGCAGTGCATACAGCCATGTTCCAATTTAACCGCTGGTAACCATTGTGAGAAATGCAAAGAAGGCTATTGGGGTAATCCCATTAATGGCGGCCAATGCCAGAAATGTGAGTGCAATAAACAAGGCAACAACTGTAAACCCGACGATGGCAAATGCTTTTGCAACACCAAGGGCATAGTAGGCGATCATTGTGAGAAATGTGATTCGCAAAACCACTATCATGGTGATCCGCTGACCACTTCCTGTTTCTATGAACTGACCATAGACTACCAGTTCACTTTCAACCTATCGAAGAAAGAGGATCGCCACTTCAATCAAATCAATTTTCGCAATTCACCCGTTAAGCCTGAAATAGATGCTGATTTCACCATCACCTGCAGTGTTCCGGCCAAAATGAACATTTCAGTGCGGCGGGCCGGGGCACCGCTTAAAGTTATATTTTTAGGTATTAATTGTTCAACGTTTCGACATCGCTTCCCCAAGACCGAGTATAATTTTGGACACTCGCCCGAGGACAATAGCTCATTGACTACATTCTATGTATCCGTGCATGACTTCCAGCCACCCATTTGGATACAAATTGCCTTCTCACAGTATCCAAAGCTCAATTTGCAACAGTTCTTTATAACATTCTCCACCTGCtttctgctgctgctactgATGGCCGCCATTTTGTGGAAGATCAAACAGAAATTCGATATGTTTCGACGACGACAACGTTTGTTTGTTGAAATGGAACAAATGGCCAGTCGGCCATTTTCACAGGTATGTATGGGGAGATTTTCTAAGGAAAcctaaaggtaaaaaaaaatggattttgtgtaaaaaatttcaacaaaagtgaataactaaaaaaaaaaataagtcttTGTAGTcttgctataaaaatgaggtccttttcattgagctaaaCTTGAATTCGGAAgcactccactctctttaattgaatgctcatgggcaaaaacTTCTCATTGGTGTTGCTTTTAATATAGGCCGGGCCATCAAGGAGTGGCGGCGCTTTCTGCGGAAGCAGCGAGACCTCCCGAGGTACGCGATTCTTGGTAGATTGGACGCCATCTGCGATAAACTCGCGAATGAGGCTTGGGCTGGTGCTGTGGATTGTGGCGTGGGTCCAGCGGTCGAGTATTTCAAGAAACAGGACCCCGTTTATTATAGGGCTAAGGAACATGGCTTCGAAATACTGATAGGAGTCGTGCAAATTGTAGATTTGCCCTTaaccatttcattaaggaactggggcatagtacctcacaagtgtcgccagcatttggagggagGGATACAATCATACGACGCTCTCAAAATCCCTAAATGATTTACCGATTCTACCAGGGCATATTAAGACTAATGGTTAGCTTACGTTGGAAGGCACGTGACTAGCAAACTTGATTGCAAGCTTCAAAATCGGCGACCTTAAGAGAAGGCGACTCCGTTGAGCGGAGCGGACATTTTTtctttcgctccgcaagaatattCTGCATCTCGTAATGGGTAgttcttttttggaaaaaaatttaagcgaCTGTAGAAAGCTACGATCAGCGTAAGTCTAGAGCTCAGGAGTAGACTTCGAATGAAAGCAGGACACTTGACACCCAATCTCTATATGAGAATCTTATTCTCCTCCTTTATACCTTACATTAAGTCCGGTATTGTAcctattggtctatatatcggtttttggggttttgggttggggcgttcCTCC
This Stomoxys calcitrans chromosome 2, idStoCalc2.1, whole genome shotgun sequence DNA region includes the following protein-coding sequences:
- the LOC106080550 gene encoding attractin-like protein 1 produces the protein MCCMNNTTLKLEDTEDDRTKYNRARRNSSITTTTAAAAITTTSQCCYVLHTTEQEQQQQHQQQQQQEYVSESSTRTFNSKYRRKYLLLLVLVLFHICSSSLARVTAYNCTAAGGCQNNGSCKEGQCICADGWQGPECQFCGGKVRLHHPSGVIHDGWGNYSVSVKCSWLIDARTQHNNNNKSPPPTIRLHLHEFATECGWDHLYIYDGDSVDSSLLAVFSGLMYRGNFSIRSVPQVIARSGAALLHFFSDDAYNMSGFNLSYRMNACPSDAEDVECSGHGKCRNGFCICEALYSGEACNIDACPNRCWEDKEHGVCNIDRKRCDCKKEYGGNDCGQLRAHGIWSSVNAHHLPNGTASHAAVVWHDTMYIISGESYGRGRLMSRYDLNSEIWERVHPAKGSLVPAQRYGMSAVMHDDKIFMYGGVVKGAGITNELWAYDISSRTWQNISVIPEYCNAATAYAMCGPLHVTGHSATLVPSVGDKSSDRHHMVVLFGRSPQYGYLNTVQEYDFETRVWKIVNTTGYVVKGGFSHSAAYDVLTEKIYVYGGIVSESEANQYITPRLYAYSPSKRMWTMLSSAPSARLLHTANFVNEGLMVVFGGNTHNDTAESYGAKCYSQDLLVYDVFCDSWHKQNIPQHLQADLARFGHSSVVFRGSLYIYGGFNGQLLNDMLRFSPGHCDNYTKEEKCTNGRPGVKCVWDVQKNKCIQVKHVQKLALNSREQYGYVVCPSKGRFALTSEHLQDVSRCQELNNCHSCVSNTYGCTYCGNGLCTKDRCRETTPLTSVFYETSTQHQSQQQQQQQQAKAQFVVATNIPPLNVKQLEDCPRSEDYLEAAICEQLHTCHACAANPTCLWEAEHNRCRVGPTTPGNRSLDDIICPPSCASLTNCHNCTDNDCIWCQNELRCVDRNSYTASFPYGQCREWTTHISKCRSAPLALSSSNSTSTYISTAQCGFYNSCSQCLDDPACGWCDDGSNTGLGKCIEGGALTAHEPKQCPTGQWYFTSCPLCNCNGHSKCEKGSMQCIQPCSNLTAGNHCEKCKEGYWGNPINGGQCQKCECNKQGNNCKPDDGKCFCNTKGIVGDHCEKCDSQNHYHGDPLTTSCFYELTIDYQFTFNLSKKEDRHFNQINFRNSPVKPEIDADFTITCSVPAKMNISVRRAGAPLKVIFLGINCSTFRHRFPKTEYNFGHSPEDNSSLTTFYVSVHDFQPPIWIQIAFSQYPKLNLQQFFITFSTCFLLLLLMAAILWKIKQKFDMFRRRQRLFVEMEQMASRPFSQVLVEIESRENIDLSLTMEGIANMSKKRKKDCPSPIALEPCSGNRAAVLSLLVRLPTGGLPHAPAGQSAGLAVASALVTLGNPRRPSIDHTKEPKSKRKQSQHPDSCT